In Acetonema longum DSM 6540, the genomic stretch ACCAAAACTGGGGTGATCCACATAGGCGTCGCCGCTGATAAACAAAAAATCCAGCTGATCCCATCCCCGCTGTTTCATATCCTCCGGGCTGATGGGTATAAACCTGTTTTCCATGCCACTGTCTCTCCAAAAGAAAAAAGCCAATCCGGCTTTTTTCGCATTATTTAGGCAGAAAAAGGCTCTGCAAAGCAGGCTCTTTCTTGTCACTCAAAGTATGTGTCAACCGATGGCTTCTATACCCTCTCCCAAGAAACCCGTTACAACCTCATCTGTAGCCTCGAATCTGGGAGCGTTCAAAAAGGCTCAGATGCTAGGTAAGAGCAACGCCTGCGTTGTCATACTGAAGAATTTAGGTGACTTTTCGGCTTTTGAGAAAACATCCGCTACTACCTCTCTCCCGAAAAGTCACAAATTCTGATAGCGCGACGAGGACGGGCGTGAGACTGTACGTTTGGCAGGGTACGTCGATACTAGAAAGATGCGGAGCATCGTGAGATCAGGAGGAAAGCAGGTCGCTTTTCGGCGTAATCACAACAAAACTATCTGTTGCTTATGAACCTGAAAAGAGACGCTTTCCGAACGAGTCCGCCCGCAGGAGCAACGACGCAGATGAGCCTTTTTCAACGGTCCCTTAGCGGGCGGTGAAGTTTTTGACCACCACCTGCCCATTTCTTCCTTGGACACCTAAAAATTGTCCATTATAGGTCAGTTCCACGGCAGCCGCATTACCAAAGCGCAGTTCCATGGCCTTTTGTGCTTCCCAGGTCAGAATCTCTCCCCGTTGCGGCGTTCCCTCAAAAACCAGCTTTCCGTCTGCGGTTACCCGTGTCCAAGAACGGGTGCTGAACGTGGCGACAACCACAATCGGCTTAGCTGCCGGCTTAGGTTGAACCGCTGCCGGAGGCGTTGTCGGCGTCGCTGCTTGGGAAGGCTGTACCGGCGCAACAGGCGCAGTTTGAACTTGCGGCGGAACCGGCGGCTCAGGCTGTCCCGGCAGCTGTTCGCCGCCGGTTGAATCGCCCATGAGCCACCAGGTAGTCCCTCCGCCAACAATTACGATAAAAGCAGCGATAAACAGCCATTTTTTTATAGCATCCTCAGAAGAAGACTCAGAAACAGGTGTAACCATTTCACTGCCGGTGCCGGTGGCTTGCAGCTCAGGATCAGGCGGCGTTTGGCGGCTTTGCCGATACAGTTCGACGAATTCAGCCCCGTTTAAGCCCAAGAAATTAGCATAATTGCGTATAAATCCTTTCAAAAAGACTTCACCGGGAGAAACAGAATAATTTCCTTGCTCAATGGCCTCTAAATATAATGCTCGAATGTTCGTGGCATTTTCAATATCCTTCAATGTTAGTCCCTTTTTTTCCCGTTCGGCGCGTAGCATTTCACCCAAAGATGGCATTAGCGTTACCTCCTTGTTTAATATAGGCAATAATCTGATCAGCAGCTTCATCCAAATTCTCAGCGCAAACACAATAGTCAAAATCAGTGAGACCCGCCGTTTCATATCCATACAGTGGATCATAATAGTGAAGCAGCAATTGCTCAACCATATCGGCAATCTGCCCTTGCAGGAAATTATCCCGCAGGGTGTTCGTCAGATGATTACCAAGCCGTTTCCGCAAGCTTTCCAGGCTGGCAAAAACCGCATCCGTCAAGTCCGGGCCAGTTTCCATATACTCATCCATCAGACGACGTGTCCGGGTTTTGATACTAGCCGTGACCAATATCCTGATTCCTTGCTGCATGGCCTGATGGAAAAAATCCGGCAAGTACACATTTCCAATTCGCTTGCTCTCACACTCCACCACAATATAAGGCTCTGTATTCATGCTTTGAAGCTGACCTAAAAGATGAGCATCAAAATTTTGCGCTGTAGCCGGCTTTCCCAGACCCAAATGGCCAAAAGCCGATCCCCGGTGATTTGCCAGTTGCTCCAGATCAATCATGGCCTGGCCCCTTGCGGCAAGTTTGGCCAATAAGGTTGTTTTTCCCACCCCGGTAGAGCCGCACAAAACAGCGATCCGAGGCTTGAGAGGAAATTTCTGCAGTTTATTCAGTATCTGATTGCGGTATGCTTTATATCCTCCTGACAGTTGGTACGCCTGGATTCCCATCAAATCAAGAATCATTACCAGGGATTTGGAGCGCATGCCGCCTCGCCAGCAATATACCACGATCGGACGTTCCCGGCAATTTAATTCTTTTACCCGGTTGACGATATCCGATAATTTGCCGGAAGCGATAGCCAACCCTACATCCTTCGCTTCATCTGAGCCAACTGTTTTGTAAAGGGTCCCCACCCGTGCCCTCTCTTCATCGGAGAACAGCGGGATGTTAACGGCGCCGACGATGGCACCGTGCCGATACTCCGATGGCGAGCGCACGTCGATAAATAGCGGGAGGACATCCGGGGAAAACATTTTTTCACACTCTTCCAGTGAAATAACTTTAGGCACTTTTGTTCACCAACATCATTGCAGTATATCTTGATCTATTGTTAGCTCTTAAAATAACGGCCGTAAACCTGATCGCTGGTCATCAAAATTTCGCGAGGTTTACTCCCAATATTGGGGCCGACAATTTTCATTTCTTCCATGGCGTCAATGAGACGTGCTGCCCGCGTATAGCCGATCCTGAACTTGCGCTGCAACATGGAAACTGAAGCCTGACCTGTTTCCATAACCACACGAACGGCTTCTTCCAGCATCTCATCCTGGGGTGCTGACTCCTGCTTTTTTTCTTCCTCCGGTGAAAAAGAAGCAATTTCTTCCAGATATTTTGGTTCTCCTTGCATTTTTACATAATGGATTAAAGCTTCCACTTCCTGATCGGATATAAATGCCCCCTGGATGCGTATGGGCTTATTAGAGCCAATGGGGCTAAACAACATGTCCCCTTTTCCCACTAATTTTTCCGCTCCGCCCATGTCCAATATCGTGCGAGAGTCGACCTGGGACGATACGGCGAAAGCAATTCGGGACGGAATATTGGCTTTTATCGTCCCGGTAATGACATCAACAGAAGGTCTTTGGGTCGCCAGCACCAAGTGCAGGCCTGCCGCTCTCGCCTTTTGCGCCAAACGGCAAATCGCATCCTCAACATCCACAGGCGCCACCATCATTAGATCGGCCAATTCGTCGATGATAATGACCACCCAAGGAATGGCTTCAGCTTGATGCATTTCATTATACCGCTGGATATCCCTCACGCCGGTTTCGGCGAACAAACTATAGCGGCGCTCCATCTCCTGCACAGCCCAGCGCAGAGTGGTAGCAGCCTTTTGCGGATCGGTGACAACCGCACTCATGAGATGAGGAATACCATTATAATTAGATAACTCCACCATTTTGGGATCAATTAGGATAAATTTTACCTGATTGGGTCGAGCCTTAAATAGCAAACTGGTGATGATCGTATTAATGCATACGCTTTTGCCGGAACCGGTAGAGCCGGCTACCAATAAATGCGGCATCTTCGAGAGATCTGCCACAATTGATTTTCCCGCAATATCTTTGCCCAGCGCTACGGTAAGAGGCGAAGCAGACTGTTGAAACTCACTGCTTTCCAACACCTCCCGCAACGGGACACTGGATACTTCTTTATTGGGTACTTCAATTCCCACCGCTGCCTTGCCGGGAATGGGCGCTTCAATGCGAACTCCGGATGCTGCCAGTTTCAGGGCGATATCGTCAGCCAAATTGACAATTTTGCTCACTTTAACTCCTGGCGCTGGTTCAAGTTCATAGCGGGTGATGGTAGGCCCTTGACAAGTATTGATAATCCTGGCCCCTACGCCGAAATTAGCCAGAGTTTCCTCCAGCAATTTGGCGTTATCCACCAATTCCTTCTGCATTTTTAAGGAGCGGGGTTTTTGATTTTTCGTGAGAATACTCAACGGTGGAATCGTGTAAACATGAACTTGCTCCAAATTCGATGCAATCGCACGAAATTCCTCTGTATCTTTCGCTGTTGTTAAAATAGGACTCTGATCAGAAGTTACCGCAGGCAGCAAGAGGGGTGCCTCCGGATGCTGCCTGCTTATCTGGCGATTTTGATCAAAAAAGGATTCCCTGTCCCAATCGGTCACGCTCGTAGATTGTTCTGATGCGGCTGTCTGCTTACGGGCAAGAAACCAATGATCCACTGTTTTTTCCCGGGCAGTGTCAATGCCTTCACGCAGAGACCACATAGTGGCTAATAGCATACCGCACACCGAGAAAGAAAGCAAAAATACCCAAGCACCATGATTGCCGACCAGTTTGCGCAGCACAAACAAAAATAATCCGCCAATCAGACCTCCGCCGGGAATTAAACTTTCCGGCAGTATCTCCTGGCCGACAGGGATGCAGACAATGTGGATAAAG encodes the following:
- a CDS encoding helix-turn-helix domain-containing protein — encoded protein: MPSLGEMLRAEREKKGLTLKDIENATNIRALYLEAIEQGNYSVSPGEVFLKGFIRNYANFLGLNGAEFVELYRQSRQTPPDPELQATGTGSEMVTPVSESSSEDAIKKWLFIAAFIVIVGGGTTWWLMGDSTGGEQLPGQPEPPVPPQVQTAPVAPVQPSQAATPTTPPAAVQPKPAAKPIVVVATFSTRSWTRVTADGKLVFEGTPQRGEILTWEAQKAMELRFGNAAAVELTYNGQFLGVQGRNGQVVVKNFTAR
- the mnmH gene encoding tRNA 2-selenouridine(34) synthase MnmH, translated to MPKVISLEECEKMFSPDVLPLFIDVRSPSEYRHGAIVGAVNIPLFSDEERARVGTLYKTVGSDEAKDVGLAIASGKLSDIVNRVKELNCRERPIVVYCWRGGMRSKSLVMILDLMGIQAYQLSGGYKAYRNQILNKLQKFPLKPRIAVLCGSTGVGKTTLLAKLAARGQAMIDLEQLANHRGSAFGHLGLGKPATAQNFDAHLLGQLQSMNTEPYIVVECESKRIGNVYLPDFFHQAMQQGIRILVTASIKTRTRRLMDEYMETGPDLTDAVFASLESLRKRLGNHLTNTLRDNFLQGQIADMVEQLLLHYYDPLYGYETAGLTDFDYCVCAENLDEAADQIIAYIKQGGNANAIFG
- a CDS encoding FtsK/SpoIIIE family DNA translocase; the encoded protein is MGLLSLISLFSPDNGTLGTYISKMLQYSLGMGAPVFPVMIIIVGTRYIWMRCGISYSARFWGLFMLYLCLLAFIHIVCIPVGQEILPESLIPGGGLIGGLFLFVLRKLVGNHGAWVFLLSFSVCGMLLATMWSLREGIDTAREKTVDHWFLARKQTAASEQSTSVTDWDRESFFDQNRQISRQHPEAPLLLPAVTSDQSPILTTAKDTEEFRAIASNLEQVHVYTIPPLSILTKNQKPRSLKMQKELVDNAKLLEETLANFGVGARIINTCQGPTITRYELEPAPGVKVSKIVNLADDIALKLAASGVRIEAPIPGKAAVGIEVPNKEVSSVPLREVLESSEFQQSASPLTVALGKDIAGKSIVADLSKMPHLLVAGSTGSGKSVCINTIITSLLFKARPNQVKFILIDPKMVELSNYNGIPHLMSAVVTDPQKAATTLRWAVQEMERRYSLFAETGVRDIQRYNEMHQAEAIPWVVIIIDELADLMMVAPVDVEDAICRLAQKARAAGLHLVLATQRPSVDVITGTIKANIPSRIAFAVSSQVDSRTILDMGGAEKLVGKGDMLFSPIGSNKPIRIQGAFISDQEVEALIHYVKMQGEPKYLEEIASFSPEEEKKQESAPQDEMLEEAVRVVMETGQASVSMLQRKFRIGYTRAARLIDAMEEMKIVGPNIGSKPREILMTSDQVYGRYFKS